From Cecembia calidifontis, one genomic window encodes:
- the hisA gene encoding 1-(5-phosphoribosyl)-5-[(5-phosphoribosylamino)methylideneamino]imidazole-4-carboxamide isomerase — MEIIPAIDIINGKCVRLTQGDYGQKKEYHDSPLEMAKRFEQAGISRLHLVDLDGAKQKQIVNKQALKAIAEGTSLKIDFGGGVQSDTAIEEAFSLGAHQVTGGSIAVKNQDLFESWISRFGGEKIILGADAKNRKIAISGWEETTEIELIDFIKGYYNKGISYVICTDVAKDGLLQGPSLDLYREILSEIPGIRLIASGGVSEIKDLEKLAEIGVYGTIVGKAYYEGKITLEQLAGFAF, encoded by the coding sequence ATGGAGATAATACCGGCAATTGATATTATAAACGGAAAATGCGTCAGACTTACCCAAGGGGATTATGGTCAAAAAAAAGAATACCATGATAGTCCTCTTGAAATGGCCAAAAGATTTGAACAGGCAGGTATTTCCAGGTTGCATTTGGTTGACCTGGATGGGGCAAAACAAAAACAAATTGTAAACAAGCAGGCCTTAAAGGCGATAGCAGAAGGAACATCTCTCAAAATTGATTTTGGGGGAGGAGTGCAATCCGATACAGCTATTGAAGAGGCGTTTTCCTTAGGTGCACATCAGGTCACAGGAGGAAGCATAGCCGTAAAAAATCAGGATTTGTTTGAATCTTGGATATCAAGGTTTGGAGGAGAAAAAATTATCCTGGGTGCAGATGCCAAAAACAGGAAGATTGCCATCTCAGGTTGGGAAGAAACAACAGAAATCGAACTCATTGACTTCATCAAAGGCTATTATAATAAGGGTATCAGTTATGTAATTTGTACAGATGTAGCCAAAGATGGTTTACTTCAAGGACCTTCTTTGGATTTGTATAGAGAAATCCTCTCCGAGATTCCTGGCATCAGACTAATTGCAAGTGGGGGAGTCTCAGAGATAAAGGATCTTGAAAAATTGGCTGAAATCGGTGTTTATGGAACGATAGTAGGGAAGGCTTATTATGAAGGAAAAATTACGCTTGAACAGTTGGCCGGTTTTGCCTTCTGA
- the hisF gene encoding imidazole glycerol phosphate synthase subunit HisF yields MLTKRIIPCLDIKDGRTVKGVNFVQLRDAGDPVELAKIYSDQGADELVFLDITATVDKRKTLAELVTKVAKAINIPFTVGGGISTVEDVKVLLNAGADKISINSAAVKHPHLINEMALEFGSQCIVVAIDTRNIDGLDFVHTHGGRKPTLIKTQQWAKEVCDRGAGEILLTSMDHDGTKSGFANEITAEISSMLSIPVIASGGAGSMSHFKDVFTFGKADAALAASIFHFREIPIPDLKNYLDQEGIPVRI; encoded by the coding sequence ATGCTAACAAAAAGAATAATACCTTGCCTGGACATCAAAGACGGCCGCACTGTAAAAGGTGTCAACTTTGTTCAGCTGCGTGATGCGGGTGACCCGGTTGAATTGGCCAAAATTTATTCGGATCAAGGAGCTGATGAGCTGGTGTTTTTGGATATTACAGCGACAGTGGACAAAAGAAAAACCCTGGCAGAACTTGTCACTAAGGTGGCCAAAGCCATCAATATTCCCTTTACAGTAGGAGGGGGAATTTCCACAGTGGAGGATGTTAAGGTTCTCCTCAATGCCGGGGCAGACAAGATTTCCATCAATTCTGCTGCAGTAAAACACCCCCATCTGATCAATGAGATGGCTTTGGAATTCGGCTCCCAATGTATCGTGGTGGCCATTGATACAAGAAATATTGATGGGTTAGATTTTGTCCACACCCACGGCGGCAGGAAGCCTACCTTGATCAAAACGCAGCAATGGGCCAAAGAGGTCTGTGATAGGGGGGCGGGTGAGATTTTGTTGACCTCCATGGACCATGATGGTACCAAATCTGGTTTTGCCAATGAGATAACAGCAGAAATTTCTTCCATGCTAAGTATTCCTGTAATTGCTTCTGGAGGAGCAGGAAGTATGTCCCATTTCAAAGATGTGTTTACCTTTGGGAAAGCGGATGCCGCTTTAGCCGCCAGTATATTTCACTTCAGGGAAATCCCTATTCCCGATCTTAAAAACTACCTGGACCAGGAAGGTATACCCGTAAGAATTTAA
- the hisIE gene encoding bifunctional phosphoribosyl-AMP cyclohydrolase/phosphoribosyl-ATP diphosphatase HisIE has protein sequence MNNLKIDFDKVGGLVPAIIQDAESNVVLMLGYMNQEALDLTLESKKVTFFSRTKQRLWTKGETSGNFLFVHDISIDCDSDTLLVKVNPVGPVCHTGSDTCFDEPNRSKTLFIDQLRSIIKDRKNNPSNQSYTASLFAKGINKVAQKVGEEAVEIVIEAKDNNKELFLGEAADLLFHYLVLLEAKEIELDEVIQVLIDRHAKKQ, from the coding sequence ATGAATAATCTGAAAATAGATTTTGATAAAGTAGGGGGCTTGGTTCCTGCTATCATTCAGGATGCTGAAAGCAATGTCGTATTGATGTTGGGTTATATGAACCAGGAAGCCTTGGATCTTACTTTGGAATCCAAAAAGGTTACTTTTTTCAGTAGGACCAAGCAGAGGCTTTGGACCAAAGGTGAAACTTCTGGTAATTTTTTATTTGTCCATGATATCAGTATCGATTGTGACAGTGATACCCTTTTGGTCAAAGTCAATCCTGTGGGTCCTGTTTGCCATACGGGTTCGGATACCTGTTTTGATGAACCCAATCGCAGTAAGACGCTGTTTATAGACCAGTTGAGAAGCATAATCAAAGACAGGAAAAACAACCCATCAAATCAGTCCTACACCGCTTCTTTATTTGCAAAAGGAATCAACAAAGTAGCTCAAAAAGTAGGAGAAGAAGCGGTGGAAATAGTTATCGAAGCCAAAGATAACAACAAGGAACTTTTTTTAGGAGAAGCAGCAGATTTGCTCTTCCATTATTTGGTGCTGTTAGAAGCCAAAGAAATTGAACTGGATGAGGTTATTCAGGTGTTAATTGACCGTCACGCAAAAAAACAATAA
- a CDS encoding OsmC family protein — MSKRNVTVRMKADYEYEAFNLQGNKVDIDMYDAPNKKAQSPMDLLLSALGGCSAVDAVIMMKKKRKTINDFFIELEGTRNDGIPAYYTHIHLKFILVSPDATEEEFAKVVALSVDKYCSVASSLKSEITYSSEVRRP, encoded by the coding sequence ATGAGTAAAAGGAATGTAACAGTCCGCATGAAGGCGGACTATGAATATGAGGCTTTCAATTTGCAGGGCAACAAGGTAGATATCGATATGTATGATGCCCCGAACAAAAAAGCCCAATCCCCGATGGACCTTCTTTTATCTGCTTTGGGAGGCTGTTCTGCAGTTGACGCCGTAATTATGATGAAAAAGAAAAGAAAGACCATCAATGATTTTTTTATTGAGTTAGAGGGGACAAGAAATGATGGAATTCCTGCTTATTATACCCATATACATTTGAAATTCATTTTAGTTTCACCCGATGCAACGGAAGAAGAATTCGCTAAGGTGGTAGCATTATCAGTGGACAAATACTGTTCTGTCGCCTCTTCCCTGAAATCTGAAATCACCTACAGTTCCGAAGTCAGAAGACCATAA
- a CDS encoding Cache sensor protein, whose translation MYYPRIILFFLCLHLMQCTSAPKERYEDVLMDINAFISLMEYDLEELEEEIVLLGEEVRRLYAQKEFILSQSNDAYIPITEAGVYNNAGITDPESSTIYIPGRAGNLKEAREMFILTEVLDEKFRSIIQRYPVVSQVYFNSKYHLNKLYPPYDALAMLDPDLDITTFNFYYLADQEHNPDRGPVWVDEIYIDPVGRGWMISLIYPVYVENDLKMVLGFDITLNDIIESYLEKFDRNFVIVDVTGTLVAGKTKAIESLSLPPLKNHTYKQTIISDSFRMEDFNLFRSKSKEVRKMASNIILNNERETVLKDLGLKIQVSAAKMEILDWIVLDLVF comes from the coding sequence ATGTATTACCCAAGAATTATCCTGTTTTTTCTTTGCTTGCATCTGATGCAATGTACATCTGCTCCTAAGGAAAGGTATGAGGATGTCTTGATGGATATCAATGCCTTTATTTCTTTGATGGAGTATGACCTAGAAGAACTTGAGGAAGAAATCGTGTTACTGGGAGAGGAGGTGAGGAGACTATATGCACAAAAAGAATTTATTTTATCCCAATCGAATGATGCTTACATCCCTATTACCGAAGCAGGAGTATACAATAATGCCGGGATAACGGACCCTGAATCCAGCACCATTTATATTCCGGGAAGAGCCGGTAACCTTAAAGAGGCAAGAGAGATGTTTATCTTGACGGAAGTTTTAGATGAAAAATTCAGGTCAATCATTCAACGTTATCCGGTCGTTTCGCAAGTTTATTTTAACAGTAAGTACCACTTAAATAAACTTTACCCACCTTATGATGCTCTTGCCATGTTGGATCCGGATTTAGATATAACCACCTTCAATTTTTACTATTTGGCGGATCAAGAACACAATCCTGATAGAGGGCCTGTTTGGGTGGATGAAATTTACATTGATCCTGTGGGTAGGGGATGGATGATTTCCTTGATTTATCCGGTATATGTGGAAAATGACCTCAAAATGGTTTTGGGATTTGACATAACATTAAATGACATTATTGAATCCTATTTGGAAAAATTTGACAGGAATTTTGTCATTGTGGATGTAACGGGAACATTAGTGGCAGGAAAAACTAAAGCGATAGAGTCTCTTTCCTTACCCCCGCTAAAAAATCATACTTACAAGCAGACAATTATTTCTGATAGCTTCAGGATGGAAGATTTCAATCTTTTTAGGAGCAAGAGTAAAGAGGTAAGGAAAATGGCTTCCAATATAATTTTGAACAATGAAAGGGAGACAGTTTTAAAAGATTTGGGTTTAAAAATCCAAGTTTCTGCTGCAAAAATGGAAATATTGGATTGGATCGTACTTGATTTGGTATTCTGA